The following are encoded together in the Juglans microcarpa x Juglans regia isolate MS1-56 chromosome 2D, Jm3101_v1.0, whole genome shotgun sequence genome:
- the LOC121248558 gene encoding protein DETOXIFICATION 40 isoform X2: MGSSLKDSHQPLLQTNRLPSFSSKSSDIEHDQSSGELERILSDSSVPFFQRLQPAIWIELKLLFYLAAPAVIVYMINYLMSMSTQIFAGHLGNLELAAASLGNTGIQVFAYGLMLGMGSAVETLCGQAYGAGKYDMLGMYMQKSIILLTSTGVILSIIYIFSKPILIFLGESPRIASAAAVFVYGLIPQIFAYAANFPIQKFLQAQSIVIPSAYISTATLVLHLVLSWLAVYKMRLGLLGASTVLSLSWWIIVVGQFVYIVKSERCKYTWRGFNLQAFTGLTGFFRLSVASAVMLCLETWYFQILVLLAGLLENPELALDSLSICTTISGWVFMISVGFNAAASVRVSNELGAGNPQSTAFSVVVVTSITFFISVIAALIVIALRDVISYVFTEGEVVAAAVSDLCPLLSLTLVLNGIQPVLSGVAVGCGWQAFVAYVNIACYYGVGIPLGSLFGFYFKFGAKVEEARKRLDKWEDHKIKDKMEPHVLNLKN, encoded by the exons ATGGGGTCTTCGCTGAAAGACAGCCATCAACCTTTGCTTCAAACCAACCGGCTGCCATCTTTTTCATCCAAATCATCCGACATAGAGCATGATCAATCAAGCGGCGAGCTTGAAAGGATATTGTCCGATTCAAGCGTGCCCTTCTTTCAGCGTCTCCAGCCAGCTATATGGATCGAGCTGAAGCTCCTCTTCTACCTTGCCGCTCCTGCTGTTATCGTTTACATGATCAATTATCTAATGTCCATGTCCACCCAAATCTTTGCCGGCCACCTTGGCAACCTTGAGCTTGCCGCCGCCTCTCTTGGCAACACTGGCATCCAAGTCTTTGCATACGGCCTCATG TTAGGAATGGGGAGTGCTGTGGAGACTCTCTGCGGACAAGCATATGGAGCCGGAAAGTACGACATGCTAGGCATGTATATGCAAAAATCAATCATCCTCCTCACTTCAACGGGTGTCATCCTCAGTATCATTTACATATTCTCCAAGCCCATCTTAATATTTCTCGGAGAATCACCCAGAATTGCATCTGCAGCCGCGGTTTTTGTCTACGGCCTAATACCTCAAATCTTCGCATACGCGGCAAACTTCCCCATCCAGAAATTTCTGCAAGCTCAAAGTATAGTAATCCCTAGCGCATATATATCAACGGCGACGCTTGTCCTACACCTTGTGCTCAGCTGGCTAGCAGTGTACAAGATGAGGCTTGGCCTTTTGGGTGCATCAACGGTGCTGAGCTTGTCGTGGTGGATTATAGTGGTGGGACAATTTGTGTATATAGTGAAGAGTGAGAGGTGCAAGTATACGTGGAGAGGGTTCAATCTGCAGGCGTTTACAGGCTTGACGGGATTCTTCAGGTTATCGGTGGCATCGGCTGTGATGCTATGCCTGGAGACGTGGTATTTTCAGATTCTTGTTCTGCTTGCTGGATTGCTAGAGAACCCCGAGTTGGCTTTGGACTCTCTATCTATTTG CACTACAATCTCGGGATGGGTCTTCATGATCTCCGTTGGGTTCAACGCTGCCGCAAG TGTGAGAGTGAGCAATGAGCTTGGAGCAGGAAATCCACAGTCAACGGCATTTTCAGTGGTGGTGGTGACCTCGATCACTTTCTTCATCTCTGTGATTGCGGCGCTAATTGTGATTGCTTTGCGCGATGTCATAAGCTATGTCTTCACTGAAGGAGAAGTTGTAGCTGCTGCTGTGTCAGATCTGTGCCCCCTTCTCTCCCTTACCCTCGTCCTCAACGGAATTCAACCAGTCTTATCTG GTGTGGCTGTTGGATGTGGATGGCAAGCTTTCGTTGCATACGTAAATATTGCATGCTATTACGGGGTTGGAATACCATTGGGTTCGCTTTTCGGGTTTTACTTCAAATTCGGTGCTAAG GTGGAAGAAGCTAGGAAAAGGTTGGACAAGTGGGAGGATCATAAGATCAAGGACAAGATGGAACCACACGTACttaatttgaagaattga
- the LOC121250402 gene encoding uncharacterized protein LOC121250402, producing MNKVISLVLQEEKQREITLETSVPSLESVATLTAKLTKIGTNAAKQTNFRKDKPVCSHCGYIGHTSEKCYRIHGFPPGFKSKKGINALANQSSSPMGKSNDDAPKFSLSRDQYQQLLAMLKPQSISSSVNQANSGILPTPQPPSTDHFAGPAYMENDWDG from the exons ATGAATAAAGTCATATCCTTGGTcttacaagaagaaaaacagagagagattaCTTTGGAGACTTCCGTCCCTAGCCTTGAATCGGTTGCTACTTTGACAGCAAAGCTTACGAAAATTGGTACCAATGCTGCCAAGCAAACCAATTTTCGAAAGGACAAACCTGTGTGTAGTCATTGTGGATACATAGGTCACACTTCTGAAAAGTGTTATAGGATTCATGGTTTTCCTCCTggttttaaatccaaaaaaggAATTAATGCTTTAGCCAATCAATCTTCTTCACCTATGGGTAAATCAAATGATGATGCTCCGAAGTTTTCTTTGTCTCGAGATCAATACCAGCAGCTACTTGCAATGCTCAAACCACAATCTATTTCATCATCAGTGAATCAAGCCAACTCTGGCATTTTACCAACTCCACAACCACCTTCCACTGATCATTTTGCAG GACCTGCCTACATGGAAAACGATTGGGATGGCTGA
- the LOC121248558 gene encoding protein DETOXIFICATION 40 isoform X1 has product MGSSLKDSHQPLLQTNRLPSFSSKSSDIEHDQSSGELERILSDSSVPFFQRLQPAIWIELKLLFYLAAPAVIVYMINYLMSMSTQIFAGHLGNLELAAASLGNTGIQVFAYGLMLGMGSAVETLCGQAYGAGKYDMLGMYMQKSIILLTSTGVILSIIYIFSKPILIFLGESPRIASAAAVFVYGLIPQIFAYAANFPIQKFLQAQSIVIPSAYISTATLVLHLVLSWLAVYKMRLGLLGASTVLSLSWWIIVVGQFVYIVKSERCKYTWRGFNLQAFTGLTGFFRLSVASAVMLCLETWYFQILVLLAGLLENPELALDSLSICTTISGWVFMISVGFNAAASVRVSNELGAGNPQSTAFSVVVVTSITFFISVIAALIVIALRDVISYVFTEGEVVAAAVSDLCPLLSLTLVLNGIQPVLSGVAVGCGWQAFVAYVNIACYYGVGIPLGSLFGFYFKFGAKGIWLGMIGGTVAQTIILMVVTFRTDWNKEVEEARKRLDKWEDHKIKDKMEPHVLNLKN; this is encoded by the exons ATGGGGTCTTCGCTGAAAGACAGCCATCAACCTTTGCTTCAAACCAACCGGCTGCCATCTTTTTCATCCAAATCATCCGACATAGAGCATGATCAATCAAGCGGCGAGCTTGAAAGGATATTGTCCGATTCAAGCGTGCCCTTCTTTCAGCGTCTCCAGCCAGCTATATGGATCGAGCTGAAGCTCCTCTTCTACCTTGCCGCTCCTGCTGTTATCGTTTACATGATCAATTATCTAATGTCCATGTCCACCCAAATCTTTGCCGGCCACCTTGGCAACCTTGAGCTTGCCGCCGCCTCTCTTGGCAACACTGGCATCCAAGTCTTTGCATACGGCCTCATG TTAGGAATGGGGAGTGCTGTGGAGACTCTCTGCGGACAAGCATATGGAGCCGGAAAGTACGACATGCTAGGCATGTATATGCAAAAATCAATCATCCTCCTCACTTCAACGGGTGTCATCCTCAGTATCATTTACATATTCTCCAAGCCCATCTTAATATTTCTCGGAGAATCACCCAGAATTGCATCTGCAGCCGCGGTTTTTGTCTACGGCCTAATACCTCAAATCTTCGCATACGCGGCAAACTTCCCCATCCAGAAATTTCTGCAAGCTCAAAGTATAGTAATCCCTAGCGCATATATATCAACGGCGACGCTTGTCCTACACCTTGTGCTCAGCTGGCTAGCAGTGTACAAGATGAGGCTTGGCCTTTTGGGTGCATCAACGGTGCTGAGCTTGTCGTGGTGGATTATAGTGGTGGGACAATTTGTGTATATAGTGAAGAGTGAGAGGTGCAAGTATACGTGGAGAGGGTTCAATCTGCAGGCGTTTACAGGCTTGACGGGATTCTTCAGGTTATCGGTGGCATCGGCTGTGATGCTATGCCTGGAGACGTGGTATTTTCAGATTCTTGTTCTGCTTGCTGGATTGCTAGAGAACCCCGAGTTGGCTTTGGACTCTCTATCTATTTG CACTACAATCTCGGGATGGGTCTTCATGATCTCCGTTGGGTTCAACGCTGCCGCAAG TGTGAGAGTGAGCAATGAGCTTGGAGCAGGAAATCCACAGTCAACGGCATTTTCAGTGGTGGTGGTGACCTCGATCACTTTCTTCATCTCTGTGATTGCGGCGCTAATTGTGATTGCTTTGCGCGATGTCATAAGCTATGTCTTCACTGAAGGAGAAGTTGTAGCTGCTGCTGTGTCAGATCTGTGCCCCCTTCTCTCCCTTACCCTCGTCCTCAACGGAATTCAACCAGTCTTATCTG GTGTGGCTGTTGGATGTGGATGGCAAGCTTTCGTTGCATACGTAAATATTGCATGCTATTACGGGGTTGGAATACCATTGGGTTCGCTTTTCGGGTTTTACTTCAAATTCGGTGCTAAG gGTATATGGTTGGGAATGATTGGTGGAACGGTGGCGCAAACGATCATTTTGATGGTGGTAACGTTTCGGACGGACTGGAATAAAGag GTGGAAGAAGCTAGGAAAAGGTTGGACAAGTGGGAGGATCATAAGATCAAGGACAAGATGGAACCACACGTACttaatttgaagaattga
- the LOC121248093 gene encoding high mobility group B protein 3-like, translated as MRGPRTAAIAHKKPDAEMLKKRKAETNTKKDKASKKDPNAPKRPSSAFFIFMEDFRKSFKENYPDQKSGPAVGKAGGEKWKSMSDAEKAPYVEKALKRKADYEKAVRAYKTKLNGNGCNEPREESFQSTSEVHDETGQEASS; from the exons ATGAGAGGTCCCAGAACCGCTGCGATTGCTCACAAGAAGCCTGACGCTGA GATGCTGAAGAAACGCAAGGCCGAGACGAACACGAAGAAGGACAAGGCGAGCAAGAAGGACCCAAATGCTCCGAAGCGTCCCTCTAGtgccttcttcatcttcat GGAGGATTTCAGGAAGTCCTTCAAGGAGAACTATCCTGATCAGAAATCTGGTCCAGCT GTTGGGAAAGCTGGTGGTGAGAAATGGAAATCAATGTCTGATGCT GAGAAAGCTCCCTATGTTGAGAAAGCATTGAAGAGGAAGGCTGATTATGAGAAAGCTGTCCGAGCATACAAGACGAAGCTC AATGGTAATGGATGCAATGAACCGAGGGAGGAATCTTTTCAATCGACTTCTGAGGTCCACGACGAGACAGGCCAGGAGGCGAGCTCTTAG
- the LOC121250401 gene encoding LOW QUALITY PROTEIN: 50S ribosomal protein L6, chloroplastic (The sequence of the model RefSeq protein was modified relative to this genomic sequence to represent the inferred CDS: inserted 1 base in 1 codon) translates to MASSLTSTFQTSNLRSVFLGKRNVNCVSSVPVNRVGFPRKAVVCKESRIGKQPIQVPSNVTLTLEGQDLKVKGPLGELSQTYPREVKLEREESGIIRVRKAMETRRASQMHGLFRTLTDNMVVGVSKGFEKKLQLIGVGYRATVEAKDLVLNLGFSHPVRMAIPDGIKVKVEDXTRITVSGYDKSAIGQFAASVRKWRPPEPYKGKGVKYADEVVRRKEGKAGKKK, encoded by the exons ATGGCTTCCTCGCTCACCTCTACTTTCCAAACCAG CAATTTGAGGTCTGTATTTTTGGGCAAGAGAAATGTAAACTGTGTTTCTAGTGTTCCTGTAAATCGTGTTGGTTTCCCGAGGAAAGCTGTGGTGTGTAAGGAATCCCGAATAGGAAAGCAACCAATTCAAGTGCCATCGAATGTGACGCTCACTTTGGAAGGTCAAGATTTAAAAGTAAAGGGTCCTTTAGGGGAACTTTCACAGACCTATCCACGAGAAGTCAAGCTTGAGAGGGAGGAGTCTGGCATTATAAGAGTCAGAAAGGCGATGGAAACTAGAAGAGCCAGCCAAATGCATGGGCTTTTCAG GACACTCACCGACAATATGGTGGTGGGAGTATCTAAAGGTTTCGAGAAGAAGCTTCAATTGATTGGCGTTGGATATCGTGCAACGGTAGAAGCAAAAGACTTGGTACTGAATCTTGGGTTCTCTCATCCAGTTAGGATGGCAATCCCAGATGGCATAAAAGTGAAGGTGGAAG ACACCAGAATTACTGTCAGCGGATATGACAAATCTGCCATTGGACAGTTTGCTGCTTCAGTTAGGAAATGGAGACCCCCAGAACCATATAAAGGTAAGGGTGTGAAATATGCTGATGAAGTTGTTAGACGGAAGGAAGGAAAAGCCGGAAAGAAGAAGTAA